The following proteins come from a genomic window of Deltaproteobacteria bacterium:
- a CDS encoding heme-binding protein, which produces MRILKIIAVLCIVLFVFSGTALAQQMPNPYGPNISLATAKNVAASAAAEAIKMKIKVVIVIVDTGGNLLYLERFDVVQYGSIDVAVHKAKCSVAYKRPTKAFEDLIGGGKTAYLTLDGISAIEGGVPIIQNGKIIGAIGVSGGSAAQDGQVATAGAKALQ; this is translated from the coding sequence ATGCGGATATTAAAAATCATTGCCGTTTTATGTATCGTCCTTTTTGTTTTTTCAGGCACGGCCCTGGCCCAGCAGATGCCAAATCCTTATGGCCCGAATATAAGCTTGGCCACTGCTAAGAACGTCGCCGCGTCCGCAGCCGCGGAAGCGATCAAGATGAAGATTAAAGTCGTGATCGTAATCGTGGATACGGGTGGGAATCTCCTCTACCTCGAGAGGTTCGATGTTGTACAGTACGGCAGCATCGACGTGGCGGTCCACAAAGCCAAGTGTTCCGTTGCTTACAAGCGACCGACAAAAGCCTTCGAGGATTTAATCGGTGGTGGAAAGACGGCGTATCTGACCCTGGACGGCATAAGCGCAATCGAGGGCGGTGTGCCGATCATTCAGAACGGCAAGATCATCGGAGCAATAGGCGTGTCGGGTGGCTCAGCCGCGCAGGACGGCCAGGTGGCGACAGCCGGAGCGAAAGCACTGCAATAG